From Pseudomonas sp. AN-1:
AGGACCACGGCGTGCTCGACGCGGCCGCGGTACTTGCAGGCGATGCTCACCGCGAAGTGCGGCAGGCCGTGGATGAAGTTGGTGGTGCCGTCCAGCGGGTCGATGACCCACAGGTAGTCGGCGCCGTCGCCCTGGCCCGGCTGCAGCCCGCTTTCCTCGGCGAGGATGCCGTGGTTGGGGTAGGCCTTGCGCAGCACGCTGATGATGGTCTGCTCGGCCGCGCGGTCGACCTCGGTCACGTAGTCCTTGGCGTCCTTCTCGTTGACCGAGAGTGCATCCAGGCGTTCGATCGAGCGGAAGATGAGTTCGCCGGCACTGCGGGCCGCGCGCAGCGCGATATTCAGCATGGGCTGCATGGAGGGGTCACCTGGGCTGTTAAAGAAAGCCGGCCATTCTAGCAGAAAAGCCCTCGCCATGAAGGGCGCGTGGCGCCGGCGGCGACGCTTGGGTAAGATTCGGCTCCTTTTCAGGTTCATGGTGGGAGAGCGAGCGTGCTCGACAGGATTCGCGTGGTGCTGGTCAATACCAGCCATCCGGGCAACATCGGCGGGACGGCGCGGGCCATGAAGAACATGGGGCTGTCGAAACTGGTGCTGGTGCAGCCCGAGGAATTTCCCAGCGGCGAGGCCAACGCACGGGCCTCCGGCGCCACCGACATCCTCGAGGCGGCGGTGGTGGTCGACACGCTGGAGCAGGCGCTGGCCGGCTGCAGTCTGGTGCTCGGCACCAGCGCGCGCGACCGGCGCATTCCCTGGCCGCTCCTCGATCCGCGCGAGTGCGCGCAGAAGAGCCTCGAGCACGTCGAGCTGGGCGGCGAGGTGGCGCTGGTGTTCGGCCGCGAGTACGCCGGGCTGACCAACGAGGAGCTGCAGCGCTGCCAGTACCACGTGCACATCCCTTCCAATCCCGAGTTCAGTTCGCTGAACCTGGCCACCGCGGTGCAGGTGCTGGCCTACGAGGTGCGCATGGACTGGCTGGCCCGCCAGGGGCGGCCGACCAAGGTGGAGAAGCTGGAGACCACCGCCATGCTCGATGCGGTGCCGGTCACCGCCGACGAGCTGGAGCTGTACTATAGGCACCTCGAGGAGACCCTGGTGGCGATCGACTTCCTCGATCCCGAGAAGCCGCGCCACCTGATGGCGCGCCTGCGGCGCCTGTACGGCCGGGCCGGCATCAGCAAGCTGGAAATGAACATCCTGCGCGGTATCCTCACCGAAACCCAGAAGGCGGCCCGCGGCGAGTCGCACAAGCGGAGAAATGACTGATGTTCGAGCGCATGCGAGAAGACATCCAGAGCGTGTTCCATCGCGACCCGGCGGCACGAAACACCCTCGAGGTGCTGGTCTGCTACCCCGGCCTGCACGCCATCTGGCTGCATCGCGTGGCGCACTGGCTGTGGAGCGCCGACTGGAAGCTGCTGGCGCGCTTCGTCTCGCACCTCAGCCGCTGGCTGACCGGCATCGAGATCCATCCGGGGGCGCGGATCGGCCGGCGCTTCTTCATCGATCACGGCATGGGCATCGTCATCGGCGAGACCGCCGAGATCGGCGACGACGTCACCCTCTACCACGGCGTGACCCTGGGCGGCACCAGCTGGAACAAGGGCAAGCGCCATCCGACCCTGGAGGACGGCGTGATCGTCGGCGCCGGGGCGAAGATCCTCGGTCCGTTCACCGTCGGCGCCGGCGCCAAGATCGGCTCCAATGCGGTGGTCACTCGCGCCGTGCCGGCGGGCGCCACCGCGGTGGGCATTCCCGGGCGGATCATCGTCAAGGCCGATGACGAGCAGGAAGCGCGGCGCAAGGCGATGGCCGAGAAGATCGGCTTCGATGCCTACGGCGTCAGCGAGGACATGCCCGATCCGGTGGCGCGCGCCATCGGCCAGCTGCTCGATCACCTGCAGGCGGTCGACGGGCGCCTGGAAGGCATGTGCAAGGCGCTCACCGCGCTGGGCAGCGACTACTGCGCCAAGGAGCTGCCGGCGCTGCGCGACGAGGACTTCGCCGGGGTCAAGCCGGCGGCCGTCGATGCCGCCGGCCAGGCCGAGCCGGCACCGCCGCGGGCGCACGATTGAGGTGCGCGGGCCGGGGAACTGCTATAAGATCCCCGGCTCCGCTATGCGGTCAGGCTATTCCGACTGAAACGCTCGGTCTTTTAGTTGACTGCTTTGCTCGGAAAACTGCATACTCTGCGCACTTTCCGAATCATCGTGGTGCAAGCCCATGCGACTGACCACCAAGGGCCGTTACGCCGTGACAGCCATGCTCGATCTCGCGCTGCATGCGCAGAACGGGCCGGTGTCCCTCGCCGACATTTCCGAGCGCCAGGGCATTTCCCTGTCCTATCTCGAACAGCTGTTCGCCAAGCTGCGGCGCGGCAGTCTGGTCACCAGCGTGCGCGGCCCGGGCGGCGGCTATCAGCTGTCGCGCGACATGGCCAGCATCGACGTGGCCCAGGTCATCGACGCCGTCAACGAGTCGGTCGACGCCACCCGCTGCCAGGGGCTCGGCGGCTGCCACGAAGGCGATACCTGCCTGACCCACCACCTGTGGTGCGGCCTGAGCGACCGGATCCACGAATTCCTCAGCGGCATCAGCCTGGCCGACCTGGTGCGCAACCAGGAAGTGCAGAGCGTCGCGCAGCGCCAGGATCAGCGTTGCCTGCAAGGCAAGGGGATGCCGTCCAGCCCGCTTGAAAAGATCGAAGCGTCCGCCATCGACTGATGCCGCGGTTGCCAGCCTGACAGGAGAGACCTGATGAAATTGCCGATCTACCTGGATTATTCCGCGACCACGCCGGCCGATCCGCGCGTGGCGCAGAAGCTGTGCGAGTGCCTGACCATGGACGGCAACTTCGGCAACCCGGCCTCGCGCTCCCACCTGTTCGGCTGGAAGGCCGAGGAGGCGGTGGAGAACGCCCGCCGTCAGGTGGCCGAACTGGTCAACGCCGACCCGCGCGAGATCGTCTGGACCTCCGGCGCCACCGAGTCCGACAACCTGGCGATCAAGGGCGTCGCGCACTTCTACGCCAGCAAGGGCAAGCACATCGTCACCTCGAAGATCGAGCACAAGGCGGTGCTGGACACCACCCGCCAGCTGGAGCGCGAAGGCTTCGAGGTCACCTACCTGGAGCCGGGCGAGGACGGCATCATCACCCCGGCGATGGTCGAGGCGGCGCTGCGCGACGACACCATCCTGGTCTCGGTGATGCACGTCAACAACGAGATCGGCACCATCAACGACATCGCCGCCATCGGCGAGCTGACCCGCGCCCGCGGCATCCTGTTCCACGTCGACGCGGCGCAGTCCACCGGCAAGGTGGCGATCGACCTGGAAGCGATGAAGGTCGACCTGATGTCCTTCTCCGCGCACAAGACCTACGGTCCCAAGGGCATCGGCGCCCTCTACGTGCGCCGCAAGCCGCGCGTGCGCCTCGAGGCGCAGATGCACGGCGGCGGTCACGAGCGCGGCATGCGCTCGGGCACCCTGGCCACCCACCAGATCGTCGGCATGGGCGAGGCCTTCCGCATCGCCAAGGAAGAGATGGCCGCCGAGAACGTGCGCATCAAGGCGCTGGCCGAGCGTTTCCTGGCCCACCTGGAAGGCATGGAAGAGGTCTATCTGAACGGCTGCCGCGAGCAGCGCGTGCCGCACAACCTCAACCTGAGCTTCAACTACGTCGAGGGCGAGTCGCTGATCATGGCGCTCAAGGACCTCGCCGTGTCCTCCGGCTCCGCGTGCACCTCGGCCTCCCTGGAGCCGTCCTACGTGCTGCGCGCCCTGGGCCGCAACGACGAACTGGCGCACAGCTCGATCCGCTTCACCTTCGGCCGCTTCACCAGCGAGGCGGAAGTCGACTACGCCGCCGCCAAGGTGCGCGAGGCGGTGACCAAGCTGCGCGAGCTGTCGCCGCTGTGGGACATGTTCAAAGAAGGCGTCGACCTGTCCAAGGTCGAGTGGCAGGCGCACTGACGCCGTACCGATTCAGCGAGGATTACCGCCATGGCATACAGTGACAAGGTCATCGACCACTACGAAAACCCGCGCAACGTCGGCAAGCTCGACGCCGAGGACCCGGACGTCGGTACCGGCATGGTCGGCGCGCCGGCCTGCGGCGACGTGATGCGCCTGCAGATCAAGGTCAATGACGAGGGCGTCATCGAGGACGCCAAGTTCAAGACCTACGGCTGCGGTTCGGCGATCGCCTCCAGCTCCCTGGCCACCGAGTGGATGAAGGGCAAGACCCTGGACGAGGCGGAAAGCATCAAGAACACCCAGCTGGCCGAGGAACTGGCCCTGCCGCCGGTGAAGATCCACTGCTCGGTGCTCGCCGAGGACGCCATCAAGGCGGCCGTGCGCGACTACAAGCAGAAGAAAGGCCTGATCTGAGGAGCACGCCCATGGCCATCAGCATGACCGAAGCCGCCGCACAGCACGTTCGCCGTTCGCTGGAAGGGCGGGGCAAGGGCGAGGGCATCCGTCTCGGGGTGCGCACCACCGGCTGCTCCGGTCTGGCCTACGTGCTGGAGTTCGTCGACGAGCAGGCGCCCGAGGATCTGGTGTTCGAGAACTTCGGGGTCAAGGTGTTCATCGACCCGAAGAGCCTGGCCTACCTGGACGGCACCGAACTCGACTTCACCCGCGAGGGGCTGAACGAAGGCTTCAAGTTCAACAACCCCAACGTGCGCGGCGAGTGCGGCTGCGGCGAAAGCTTCAACGTCTGAGGATCGCCGTGAGCACCTGCCACTTCGCCCTGTTCGACCTGCAGCCGGCCTTCGTCCTCGATCTCGACCAGCTCGGCGTGCGCTACCGCGAGCTGGCCCGCGAGACCCATCCGGACCGCTTCGCCGATGCCGCGCCGCGCGAGCAGCGCCAGGCGCTGGAGCGCGCCGCCCAGCTCAACGACGCCTACCAGACGCTGAAGAGCCCGAGCCGGCGCGCCCGCTACCTGCTCGGCCTGCGCGGCGAGGTCCTGCCGCTGGAAGCCACCGTGCAGGATCCCGAGTTCCTCCTGCAGCAGATGCAGCTGCGCGAGGAGCTGGAGGAGTTGCAGGACAGCGCCGACCTGGCGGGGGTGGCCGCCTTCAAGCGCCGCCTCAAGGCCGCCCAGGGCGAGCTGGAGCAGGGCTTCGCCGCCTGCTGGGACGACCCCGCCGAACGCGAGCAGGCCGAGCGCCTGATGCGCCGCATGCAGTTCCTCGACAAGCTGGCCCTCGAGGTCCGCGAGCTGGAAGAGCGCCTCGACGATTAACCCGCGCCTCCTGCGAGGGAGGTGCCTGATAACGCGAAGACCATGGCCCTACTGCAGATTGCCGAACCGGGACAGAGCCCCCAGCCGCACCAGCGTCGCCTGGCGGTGGGCATCGACCTCGGTACCACCAATTCCCTGGTCGCTGCCGTGCGCAGCGGCCGGACCGCGCCGCTGCCGGATGCGCAGGGGCGGGTCATCCTGCCTTCCGCGGTGCGCTACCTGGCTGGCGGCCTCGAAGTCGGCCACGCTGCCGTTGCCGCCGCCGCCAGCGATCCGCTGAACAGCATCATCTCGGTCAAGCGCCTGATGGGTCGCGGCCTGGCCGACGTCAAGCAGCTCGGCCAGCAGCTGCCCTACCGCTTCGTCGCCGGCGACTCGCAGATGCCGTTCCTTGACACCGTGCAGGGGCCGAAGAGTCCGGTGGAAGTCTCCGCCGACATCCTGCGCGCCCTGCGCGAGCGTGCCGAGGCGACCCTCGGTGGCGAGCTGGTCGGCGCGGTGATCACCGTGCCGGCCTACTTCGACGACGCCCAGCGCCAGGCCACCAAGGACGCCGCGCGCCTGGCCGGCCTCAACGTGCTGCGCCTGCTCAACGAGCCGACCGCCGCGGCGGTGGCCTACGGCCTCGACAAGGGCGCCGAAGGGGTGATCGCCATCTACGATCTGGGTGGCGGCACCTTCGACATCTCCATCCTTCGCCTGACCCGCGGCGTGTTCGAGGTGCTGGCCACCGGCGGCGACAGCGCCCTCGGCGGCGACGACTTCGACCACGCCATCGCCGGCTGGATCATCGAGCAGGCCGGGCTGTCCGCCGACCTCGATCCGGGCGCCCAGCGCCACCTGCTGCAGGTCGCCTGCGCCGCCAAGGAAGCGCTGACCGATGCCGGGGAAGTGACCGTCAGTCACGGCGACTGGTCCGGCACGCTGAGCCGCGCGCAGTTCGACGCGCTGATCGAGCCGCTGCTGGCGCGCAGCCTCAAGGCCTGCCGCCGCGCGGTGCGCGACGCCGGCATCGAGCTGGACGAGGTCGAGGCGGTGGTCATGGTCGGCGGCTCGACCCGCGTGCCGCGCGTGCGCGAGGCGGTGGGTGAGCTGTTCGGCCGCACCCCGCTGACCGACATCGACCCCGACGAGGTGGTGGCCATCGGCGCCGCCATCCAGGCCGACACCCTGGCCGGCAACAAGCAGGGCGAGGAACTGCTGCTGCTCGACGTCATCCCGCTGTCGCTGGGTCTCGAGACCATGGGCGGGCTGATGGAGAAGGTGATCGCGCGCAACACCACCATCCCGGTGGCGCGCGGCCAGGAGTTCACCACCTACAAGGATGGCCAGACGGCCATGATGATCCACGTGCTGCAGGGCGAGCGCGAGCTGGTCAGCGACTGCCGCTCGCTGGCGCGCTTCGAGCTGCGCGGCATCCCGCCGATGGTCGCCGGCGCGGCGAAGATCCGCGTGACCTTCCAGGTCGACGCCGACGGCCTGCTCGGGGTCACCGCCCGCGAGCTGAGCTCCGGCGTCGAGGCGAGCATCCAGGTCAAGCCGTCCTACGGTCTCAGCGACACCGAGATCGCCCGCATGCTGCAGGACTCCTTCGCCCACGCCGGCGAGGACAAGGCCGCCCGCGCCCTGCGCGAGCAGCAGGTTGAGGCCGAGCGCCTGCTCGAGGCCGTGCAGGCGGCGCTGGCCGCCGATGGCGAGCGCCTGCTGGAGGCCGACGAGCGCGCCATGATCGACCACGAAATGCAGGTGCTGCGCGAACTGGCCGCCAGCAGCGATACCGCTGCCATCGAGCGCCAGGTGCGCCGCCTGTCCCAGGTCACCGACGCCTTCGCCGCCCGGCGCATGGACGCCAGCGTCAAGGCCGCCCTGGCCGGTCGCCAGCTCAACGAAATCGAGGAATAAGCCATGCCGCAGATCGTCTTTCTGCCCAACGCCGAGCATTGCCCGGAGGGCGCGGTGGTCGAGGCCAAGACCGGCGAGACCATCATCGAGGCCGCGCTGCGCAACGACATCGACATCGTGCACGCCTGCGAGATGTCCTGCGCCTGCACCACCTGCCACGTGATCGTGCGCGAGGGCTTCAATTCGCTGGAACCGTCCGACGAACTGGAGGACGACATGCTCGACAAGGCCTGGGGGCTGGAGCCGGAATCGCGGCTGTCCTGCCAGGCGCGGGTCGGCAAGGAGGATCTGGTGGTGGAGATTCCCAAGTACACCATCAACCAGGTCAACGAGAGCCACTGACTGCGGAGCCGCCCCATGAGCCTGAAATGGACCGATGTGCTGGAGATCGCCATCCAACTGGCCGACAGCAAGCCGGAGGTCGATCCGCGCTACGTCAACTTCGTCGACCTGCACCGCTGGGTGATGGCCCTGCCGGAGTTCGCCGACGATCCCCAGCGCGGCGGCGAGAAGGTGCTGGAGGCCATCCAGGCGGCCTGGATCGAAGAGGCCGAGTAAGCGCCGGGCTCCAGGCGGCAGGGTGGAAAACGCGCACCGCGATTTTCCACCGCTGCCCCCGCGCAGGGGCACCACCCGGCGCGCCGGTACGCATTTCACAGCAACCCGCGTATAATCCGCGGGTTTCGTTTATCGGACTTCCTGCGCGCTGCCTCGCCTGCCGATGGCGGCGCGCTCCGGTTTAACCGTCAACCCTGCCTTCCGGAGTTATTCCATGGCCCTGCAACGCACCTTCTCCATCATCAAGCCCGATGCCGTCGCCAAGAACGTGATCGGCGAAATCACCACCCGTTTCGAGAAGGCCGGCCTGCGCGTCGTCGCTTCCAAGATGGTCCAGCTGTCCGAGCGCGAAGCCGCCGGCTTCTACGCCGAGCACAGCGAGCGCGGCTTCTTCAAGGATCTGGTCGCCTTCATGACCTCCGGTCCGGTCATCGTCCAGGTGCTGGAAGGCGAAGACGCCGTCCTGAAGAACCGCGAGCTGATGGGCGCCACCAACCCGAAGGAAGCCGCTGCCGGCACCATCCGCGCCGACTTCGCCGTCTCCATCGACGAGAACGCCGTGCACGGTTCCGACTCCGAGGCTTCCGCTGCCCGCGAGATCGCCTACTTCTTCTCCGCTACCGAGCTGTGCAACCGCATCCGCTAAGCGCGGAACGGTGAGGGTGAATCCATGACTGCAACGACTGGCAAGGTTAACCTGCTGGGGCTGACCCAGCCGCAGCTGGAACGGTTCTTCGAGTCCATCGGCGAGAAGCGCTTCCGTGCCGGCCAGGTGATGAAATGGATTCACCACTTTGGCGCCGAAGACTTCGACGCCATGACCAATCTCGGCAAGGCCCTGCGCGAAAAGCTCAAGGCCTGTGCCGAGATCCGCGGTCCCGAGATCGTCAGCGAGGACATCTCCAGCGACGGCACCCGCAAGTGGGTGGTGCGCGTGGCGTCCGGCAGCTGCGTCGAGACCGTGTACATCCCGCAGGGCGGCCGCGGCACCCTGTGCGTGTCCTCGCAGGCCGGCTGCGCGCTGGACTGCAGCTTCTGCTCGACCGGCAAGCAGGGTTTCAACAGCGACCTGACCAGCGCCGAGATCATCGGCCAGGTGTGGATCGCCAACAAATCCTTCGGCACCGTGCCGGCCAAGATCGACCGCGCCATCACCAACGTGGTGATGATGGGCATGGGCGAGCCGCTGCTGAACTTCGACAACGCGGTCGCCGCCATGCAGATCATGATGGACGACCTCGGCTACGGCATCTCCAAGCGCAAGGTGACCCTGTCCACCTCGGGCGTCGCGCCGATGATCGACGAGCTGGCCAAGGTGATCGACGTGTCCCTGGCGCTGTCGCTGCACGCGCCCAACGACGAGCTGCGCAACCAGCTGGTGCCGATCAACAAGAAGTACCCGCTGGCCGTGGTGCTGGACGCCTGCAAGCGCTACATCTCCGGCCTCGGCGAGAAGCGCGTGCTCACCGTCGAGTACACCCTGCTCAAGGACGTCAACGACCAGCCCGAGCATGCGGCGCAGATGATCGCGCTGCTCAAGGATTTTCCTTGCAAGATCAACCTGATTCCGTTTAATCCGTTCCCCCATTCCGGTTACGAGCGGCCGAGCAACAATGCCATCCGCCGCTTCCAGGACCTGCTGCACCACGCCGGGCACAACGTCACCGTGCGCACTACCCGCGGCGACGACATCGATGCCGCCTGCGGTCAGTTGGTCGGCCAGGTGCAGGATCGCACCCGGCGCAGCGAGCGCTACATCGCGGTGCGCCAGCTGGAGAGCGAAGGCGACCAGCCCCGTTCCGTCGCACCGGGAAACTGACGAGGGAGTTCGTGCATGATGCTGTTGCGTACCACGATGGTCCTGCTGCTCGGCGGCCTGCTGACTGCCTGCGTGTCGACGGGGCATCAGGACCCGCTGAAGACCGCCGAGGGGCGTGAGGCGGCGCGCGATGCCTATGTCAAGCTGGGCATCGGCTACCTGCAGAAGGGCAATACCGAGCAGGCCAAGGTGCCGCTCAAGCAGGCGCTGGAGCTGGACGCCTCCAATGCCGACGCCCACGCCGCGCTGGCCCTGGTGTTCCAGACCGAGATGGAGCCCACGCTGGCCGACGAGCACTACCGCAAGGCGCTGTCGGCGCGCCGCGACGCGCGCATCCTCAACAACTACGGCAGCTTCCTGTTCGAGCAGCAGCGCTACCAGGACGCCTACGCGCGCTTCCAGGAGGCCGCCGAGGACAACCTCTATCCGGAGCGCTCGCGGGTCTACGAGAACCTCGGCCTGACCTCGCTGCGGCTCGGCCAGCGCCCGCAGGCGCTGCAGCACTTCGAGAAGTCGCTGCGCCTGAACCGCAACCAGCCGCGCGTGCTGCTGGAGATGGCCCAGCTGTCGTTCGAGGACCGCCAGTACGTGCCGGCGCGCGGCTACTACGAGCGCTACCTGGCCCTCAAGGGGCCGCAGGACGCCCGCAGCCTGCTGCTCGGCATCCGCCTGGCCAAGGTCTTCGAGGATCGCGACCGCGCTTCCAACTACGCCATGCAGCTGCGTCGCCTGTACCCGGGCACCGCTGAATACCGGCAATATCTCGCGGAGCAACAATGACCATGTCGCACATCGAAGCGGTGGGCGCGTCCTCGCGCAGCAATCCTGGCGAAATCCTCCGCCAGGCGCGGGAGGAGAAGGGCTGGCAGCTGGCCGAGGTGGCCGCCCAGCTCAACCTGACCGCTCATTCCCTGGCCCAGCTGGAAGCCGGCGAGTTTGACCGCCTGCCCGGGCACACCTTCGCCCGCGGCTACGTGCGGGCCTATGCCAAGCTGCTCGGCCTCGACCAGGCCGAACTGGTCGGCATCTTCGACCACTACACCGGCACCGACGCCACCGGCAGCACCGTGCACAGCCTCGGCCATGTGCCCGAGCCGCTGCGCCTGTCGCGCACCGTGCTGCGCCTGGCCAGCGCCGTGCTGCTGCTGCTGCTGCTGGTGCTCGGCTACTTCTGGTGGCAGGAGCGTCCGGAGCGTCTGGCCGACCTCGGCGCGCTCGGCCTCAAGCACATCGAGGTGGAGAGCGCCGACGGCACCACCGAGCTGCACCCGCTCGACGAACCCGAAGACCAGGCGGTGGCCGAGGCCCTGCAGGGCGAGCCGACGCTGGCGCCGATCCCGGCCGAGGCCGGCGGCGAGGGTGCCGAGCCAGCCGCCGCCGATCCGGCGGCTCCGGCCCTGCCGGCGACCCCGCCCGCCCTGACGGCGACTCCGCCGGCCCCGGCCGGCGAAAGCGCGTCGGCCACCCAGCCGACCGCGGTCGCCGCCCAGGCCGTGGCGCCGACCCCGGTCGCCGGCGCGTTGCCCGCGCCCGCCGTCGCCCCCGCTGCCGAGGCCCCGCCCGCGGCCGAGCCCGCGGCGCCTGCGCCGCAGGTCGCTGCCGGCGAGGGCCTGGTGCAGCTCAGCTTCACCGCCGACTGCTGGACCCAGGTCACCGACGCCAACGGCCGGGTGCTGGTCAGCACCGTCAAGCGCGCCGGCGACAGCCTGCAGCTGGCCGGCAAGGCGCCGCTCGAACTGCGCCTGGGCAATGCCCGGGTCGCCCAGGTGCGCTACAACGGCGAGCCGGTCGAGCACCGCAAGAACATGACCGCCAGCGGCACCGCCCGCATCAAGCTGGGACAGTAACATGCACTGCCATTCCCCGATTGTGCGCCGCAAGTCGCGGCAGATCCGCGTCGGCTCGGTACTGGTCGGCGGCGATGCGCCGATCTCGGTGCAGAGCATGACCAACACCGACACCTGCGACGTCGCCGCCACCGTGGCGCAGATCCGCCGCCTGGAAGACGCCGGTGCCGACATCGTGCGCGTCTCGGTGCCCGACATGGACGCCGCCGAGGCCTTCGGCCGCATCAAGCAGCAGGTCCGCGTGCCGCTGGTCGCCGACATCCACTTCGACTACCGGATCGCCCTGCGCGTTGCCGAGCTGGGCGTCGACTGCCTGCGCATCAACCCGGGCAACATCGGCCGCGAGGACCGCGTGCGCGCGGTGGTCGATGCCGCCCGCGACAAGGGCATCCCGATCCGCATCGGCGTCAACGCCGGTTCCCTGGAGAAGGACCTGCAGAAGAAGTACGGCGAGCCGACTCCCGAGGCGCTGGTCGAGTCGGCCCTGCGCCATGTCGACCATCTCGACCGTCTGGACTTCCAGGACTTCAAGGTCAGCGTCAAGGCCTCCGACGTGTTCATGGCGGTCGGTGCCTACCGCCTGCTCGCCGGGCAGATCGAGCAGCCGCTGCACCTGGGCATCACCGAGGCCGGCGGCCTGCGCTCGGGCACCGTGAAGTCGGCGGTGGGCCTGGGCATGCTGCTCGCCGAGGGCATCGGCGACACCATCCGCGTGTCGCTGGCCGCCGATCCGGTCGAGGAGATCAAGGTCGGCTTCGACATCCTCAAGTCGCTGCACCTGCGTTCGCGCGGCATCAACTTCATCGCCTGCCCGAGCTGCTCGCGGCAGAACTTCGACGTGGTCAAGACCATGAACGAGCTGGAGCAGCGCGTCGAGGACCTGCTGGTGCCGCTCGACGT
This genomic window contains:
- the trmJ gene encoding tRNA (cytosine(32)/uridine(32)-2'-O)-methyltransferase TrmJ; the protein is MLDRIRVVLVNTSHPGNIGGTARAMKNMGLSKLVLVQPEEFPSGEANARASGATDILEAAVVVDTLEQALAGCSLVLGTSARDRRIPWPLLDPRECAQKSLEHVELGGEVALVFGREYAGLTNEELQRCQYHVHIPSNPEFSSLNLATAVQVLAYEVRMDWLARQGRPTKVEKLETTAMLDAVPVTADELELYYRHLEETLVAIDFLDPEKPRHLMARLRRLYGRAGISKLEMNILRGILTETQKAARGESHKRRND
- the cysE gene encoding serine O-acetyltransferase, coding for MFERMREDIQSVFHRDPAARNTLEVLVCYPGLHAIWLHRVAHWLWSADWKLLARFVSHLSRWLTGIEIHPGARIGRRFFIDHGMGIVIGETAEIGDDVTLYHGVTLGGTSWNKGKRHPTLEDGVIVGAGAKILGPFTVGAGAKIGSNAVVTRAVPAGATAVGIPGRIIVKADDEQEARRKAMAEKIGFDAYGVSEDMPDPVARAIGQLLDHLQAVDGRLEGMCKALTALGSDYCAKELPALRDEDFAGVKPAAVDAAGQAEPAPPRAHD
- the iscR gene encoding Fe-S cluster assembly transcriptional regulator IscR, whose product is MRLTTKGRYAVTAMLDLALHAQNGPVSLADISERQGISLSYLEQLFAKLRRGSLVTSVRGPGGGYQLSRDMASIDVAQVIDAVNESVDATRCQGLGGCHEGDTCLTHHLWCGLSDRIHEFLSGISLADLVRNQEVQSVAQRQDQRCLQGKGMPSSPLEKIEASAID
- a CDS encoding IscS subfamily cysteine desulfurase, whose protein sequence is MKLPIYLDYSATTPADPRVAQKLCECLTMDGNFGNPASRSHLFGWKAEEAVENARRQVAELVNADPREIVWTSGATESDNLAIKGVAHFYASKGKHIVTSKIEHKAVLDTTRQLEREGFEVTYLEPGEDGIITPAMVEAALRDDTILVSVMHVNNEIGTINDIAAIGELTRARGILFHVDAAQSTGKVAIDLEAMKVDLMSFSAHKTYGPKGIGALYVRRKPRVRLEAQMHGGGHERGMRSGTLATHQIVGMGEAFRIAKEEMAAENVRIKALAERFLAHLEGMEEVYLNGCREQRVPHNLNLSFNYVEGESLIMALKDLAVSSGSACTSASLEPSYVLRALGRNDELAHSSIRFTFGRFTSEAEVDYAAAKVREAVTKLRELSPLWDMFKEGVDLSKVEWQAH
- the iscU gene encoding Fe-S cluster assembly scaffold IscU, producing MAYSDKVIDHYENPRNVGKLDAEDPDVGTGMVGAPACGDVMRLQIKVNDEGVIEDAKFKTYGCGSAIASSSLATEWMKGKTLDEAESIKNTQLAEELALPPVKIHCSVLAEDAIKAAVRDYKQKKGLI
- the iscA gene encoding iron-sulfur cluster assembly protein IscA, with translation MAISMTEAAAQHVRRSLEGRGKGEGIRLGVRTTGCSGLAYVLEFVDEQAPEDLVFENFGVKVFIDPKSLAYLDGTELDFTREGLNEGFKFNNPNVRGECGCGESFNV
- the hscB gene encoding co-chaperone HscB, yielding MSTCHFALFDLQPAFVLDLDQLGVRYRELARETHPDRFADAAPREQRQALERAAQLNDAYQTLKSPSRRARYLLGLRGEVLPLEATVQDPEFLLQQMQLREELEELQDSADLAGVAAFKRRLKAAQGELEQGFAACWDDPAEREQAERLMRRMQFLDKLALEVRELEERLDD
- the hscA gene encoding Fe-S protein assembly chaperone HscA gives rise to the protein MALLQIAEPGQSPQPHQRRLAVGIDLGTTNSLVAAVRSGRTAPLPDAQGRVILPSAVRYLAGGLEVGHAAVAAAASDPLNSIISVKRLMGRGLADVKQLGQQLPYRFVAGDSQMPFLDTVQGPKSPVEVSADILRALRERAEATLGGELVGAVITVPAYFDDAQRQATKDAARLAGLNVLRLLNEPTAAAVAYGLDKGAEGVIAIYDLGGGTFDISILRLTRGVFEVLATGGDSALGGDDFDHAIAGWIIEQAGLSADLDPGAQRHLLQVACAAKEALTDAGEVTVSHGDWSGTLSRAQFDALIEPLLARSLKACRRAVRDAGIELDEVEAVVMVGGSTRVPRVREAVGELFGRTPLTDIDPDEVVAIGAAIQADTLAGNKQGEELLLLDVIPLSLGLETMGGLMEKVIARNTTIPVARGQEFTTYKDGQTAMMIHVLQGERELVSDCRSLARFELRGIPPMVAGAAKIRVTFQVDADGLLGVTARELSSGVEASIQVKPSYGLSDTEIARMLQDSFAHAGEDKAARALREQQVEAERLLEAVQAALAADGERLLEADERAMIDHEMQVLRELAASSDTAAIERQVRRLSQVTDAFAARRMDASVKAALAGRQLNEIEE
- the fdx gene encoding ISC system 2Fe-2S type ferredoxin, whose product is MPQIVFLPNAEHCPEGAVVEAKTGETIIEAALRNDIDIVHACEMSCACTTCHVIVREGFNSLEPSDELEDDMLDKAWGLEPESRLSCQARVGKEDLVVEIPKYTINQVNESH
- the iscX gene encoding Fe-S cluster assembly protein IscX, with translation MSLKWTDVLEIAIQLADSKPEVDPRYVNFVDLHRWVMALPEFADDPQRGGEKVLEAIQAAWIEEAE
- the ndk gene encoding nucleoside-diphosphate kinase, producing the protein MALQRTFSIIKPDAVAKNVIGEITTRFEKAGLRVVASKMVQLSEREAAGFYAEHSERGFFKDLVAFMTSGPVIVQVLEGEDAVLKNRELMGATNPKEAAAGTIRADFAVSIDENAVHGSDSEASAAREIAYFFSATELCNRIR
- the rlmN gene encoding 23S rRNA (adenine(2503)-C(2))-methyltransferase RlmN, which encodes MTATTGKVNLLGLTQPQLERFFESIGEKRFRAGQVMKWIHHFGAEDFDAMTNLGKALREKLKACAEIRGPEIVSEDISSDGTRKWVVRVASGSCVETVYIPQGGRGTLCVSSQAGCALDCSFCSTGKQGFNSDLTSAEIIGQVWIANKSFGTVPAKIDRAITNVVMMGMGEPLLNFDNAVAAMQIMMDDLGYGISKRKVTLSTSGVAPMIDELAKVIDVSLALSLHAPNDELRNQLVPINKKYPLAVVLDACKRYISGLGEKRVLTVEYTLLKDVNDQPEHAAQMIALLKDFPCKINLIPFNPFPHSGYERPSNNAIRRFQDLLHHAGHNVTVRTTRGDDIDAACGQLVGQVQDRTRRSERYIAVRQLESEGDQPRSVAPGN